The following are encoded in a window of Chloroflexota bacterium genomic DNA:
- a CDS encoding CoA transferase, which yields MSGPLDGIRLLEWASFINGAGAGYMLGDLGAEVIKVEQPGVGDPSRGSQKLWDRQMMLPHGLNLVFETFNRNKRGITLDLSKEKGREIFYRLVQTSDVFYTNYREGLRERLGLDYQNLCKHNPQIIYVIASGYGSKGEDAEKRAFDVLAQARSGLMMACGDRDSPEPFEIVGAVVDQLAATMTAYAILVGLLAKERAGIGQEIYVSMLGSAIHLQALNIQTALWRGRQQPRHSRARSGNAFTNSYRCADGKWIELSDMQYDRFWDNVREMLDIPGKEVEELLATPQMRRDNNKEFIKLLDSIFAQKSRDEWVKRFKEKAQFAWDVVNTVSEAALDPQVLANDYVTDFHHPVLGHVKIPGVPFSLSKMEARPRTKAPEIGEHTEEVLLELGYEWGDIARLKDEGVI from the coding sequence ATGAGCGGACCACTTGATGGCATTCGATTGCTGGAATGGGCATCTTTTATCAATGGAGCAGGTGCCGGCTACATGCTTGGTGACCTTGGAGCAGAGGTGATAAAGGTGGAGCAACCTGGCGTTGGTGATCCTTCCAGGGGCTCTCAGAAGCTCTGGGATCGCCAAATGATGTTGCCTCATGGCCTAAACCTTGTCTTTGAGACATTCAACCGCAACAAGAGGGGCATTACCCTCGACCTGAGCAAGGAGAAGGGACGTGAGATATTCTATCGCCTGGTCCAAACGTCCGACGTGTTCTACACTAACTATCGTGAGGGATTGCGCGAACGTTTGGGATTGGACTACCAAAACCTTTGTAAGCACAACCCTCAGATCATATACGTAATTGCTTCGGGATATGGGTCAAAGGGAGAAGATGCGGAGAAGCGGGCCTTCGACGTCCTGGCGCAGGCACGTTCGGGTCTGATGATGGCCTGCGGAGATCGAGACAGCCCAGAACCTTTCGAGATAGTCGGAGCTGTGGTAGACCAGTTGGCGGCAACAATGACGGCATATGCCATATTGGTTGGACTCTTGGCTAAGGAGCGGGCCGGTATCGGTCAGGAGATCTACGTGTCCATGCTGGGTTCGGCGATACATTTGCAGGCGCTCAATATCCAAACTGCACTTTGGCGCGGGCGGCAGCAACCGAGACATTCCAGGGCTAGATCAGGGAATGCCTTTACCAATAGCTACCGGTGCGCCGACGGCAAATGGATAGAACTTTCCGACATGCAATATGACAGATTCTGGGACAACGTCCGAGAAATGCTCGACATTCCAGGGAAAGAGGTGGAGGAGCTGCTTGCCACACCACAGATGAGAAGGGACAACAACAAGGAGTTCATTAAACTCCTGGACTCAATCTTTGCTCAGAAGTCTAGAGACGAATGGGTCAAGAGGTTCAAAGAGAAGGCCCAGTTCGCTTGGGACGTTGTCAATACTGTTTCCGAAGCTGCGTTAGATCCCCAGGTGCTGGCAAATGACTATGTGACTGATTTCCACCATCCTGTCTTGGGTCATGTGAAGATCCCCGGCGTGCCTTTCAGCCTCTCCAAGATGGAAGCACGTCCCCGAACAAAGGCTCCTGAGATAGGAGAGCACACTGAAGAGGTGCTCTTGGAGCTTGGCTATGAATGGGGTGATATCGCCCGTTTGAAAGACGAGGGGGTAATCTAA